One genomic window of Leptospira perdikensis includes the following:
- a CDS encoding inorganic pyrophosphatase, with translation MKPNYYVAHPWHGLELGPKAPDELDVFIELTPQDTVKYEIDKASGFIRVDRPQKYSNRSPTLYGFIPRTFSGEASGKHCSEVVGRADIIGDGDPIDICVLSVNPITHGNMILTVIPIGGLRMIDKGEADDKIVAVLKGDEVFGQIKDISEVPKALINKLHHYFLTYKLDPNSPSTGTVEITEVYDRTEAIKVIQYGIEDYIKKFVTV, from the coding sequence ATGAAACCGAATTATTACGTAGCGCACCCATGGCATGGATTGGAACTGGGACCAAAAGCTCCCGATGAGTTAGATGTATTCATTGAACTCACCCCACAAGATACTGTAAAATATGAAATCGATAAAGCATCGGGATTCATTCGTGTGGATCGACCACAAAAGTATAGTAACCGTTCTCCAACTCTCTATGGATTTATTCCAAGAACCTTTTCGGGTGAAGCTTCTGGTAAACATTGTTCGGAAGTTGTAGGAAGAGCCGACATCATTGGTGATGGAGACCCTATCGACATTTGTGTTCTCAGTGTGAATCCAATCACTCATGGAAATATGATCTTAACAGTAATTCCAATTGGTGGGCTTCGAATGATTGATAAGGGCGAGGCAGATGACAAAATTGTCGCCGTTCTCAAAGGAGACGAAGTGTTCGGTCAAATCAAAGATATTTCAGAGGTTCCGAAAGCACTCATCAACAAACTTCACCATTACTTTTTAACTTATAAATTGGATCCGAATTCTCCTTCAACAGGAACTGTCGAAATTACAGAAGTTTATGACAGAACTGAAGCAATTAAAGTCATCCAGTATGGTATCGAAGACTATATAAAGAAATTTGTAACTGTATGA
- a CDS encoding efflux RND transporter permease subunit, translating into MLEKIIQFSIHKRATVLVLTAALTIVGFYNALHLSIDAIPDVTNVQVSAVTSVPGLSPLEVEQFITYPIELEFNGMPKVTEIRSISRTGVSSVTVIFEDGTDIYFARQLVNERLKQAENFIPKSYGRPELSPIATGLGDIYEFALVSESHTPEELRTVMEWEVARQLRSVKGIIDVNVVGGDAKQFQIKIDPKRLLSHNLTLSHITEALEGANVNLGGGYIQKGEEQFVIRGESQFKSIDDIARLSVRTSRDGIPLTLGQIARVETGPALRFGLSTMDGKREVVGGTAMMLLGSNSLQVVSRVKEKMKEIESRLPKGMKIKVYYDRSEFIGRTLSTVFTNLVEAAIIVLVCLILTLGTVKGAFAVALAIPVSMMVATILMNAFGIVGNLMSLGALDFGLLVDGSIVMLESTLHGFLLRKSFLLSKTSAQDMEDGMEDVIMESCIKVVRASAFSVGIILLVYLPLMTLEGVEGRMFRPMAITVAFALGAALLYSITTFPALMSYIYKKPILHESAFWEKFQTKYAEVLTYGMKFKRQFTYAGIGVVLLSFALASTLGSEFLPRIDEGEIAIDIKRLPSTAINHSRDLNLEMEKVILKFPEAVSVVSRQGRGESAAEPIGSEEGEMMVKLKPRKEWVSADDREELMELMKNSVNQNVPSSYISLSQPIENRVNALLSGSKADIVIKIYGDDLKTLKSIADNYASKIKKIQGAADLRVQKLLGLPLLEIKMNRGNMARYGVRAEEVLTTIETLRVGSNAGKVYEGYKRFDLIVRLDADVTDIGVIENVPVMTELGGTVPLGQVTDITMAEGPAALYHEGLKRRILVEVNVRGRDMIGFVNDVQSATQSIESGLPQGYYVDWGGQFENFKRAKNRLALVIPIAGAIIFAMLFIAFGSVYYALGVFILVPLSLSGGILSLVIRGLPFSIPAGVGFIAAAGISVLNGVVYASALKDQLKVTRDPSKAVVEAAVYTLRAVATTELVAIIGFLPMAIASSAGAEVQRPLATVVMGGVLVATILSRFLLPIAFEFLVKLAQRQESRQMERERKMNEYFVEEMRKYKASEIHDTDSHQEFMDHQDLKDGDDSKTNKQNQKSKKRGSK; encoded by the coding sequence ATGTTAGAAAAAATCATTCAGTTTTCCATTCACAAACGAGCCACAGTTCTCGTTTTGACAGCAGCGTTAACCATTGTTGGTTTTTATAATGCACTCCATCTTTCTATCGATGCGATTCCCGATGTAACCAACGTACAGGTATCCGCAGTGACATCTGTTCCTGGTCTTTCTCCACTGGAGGTGGAGCAGTTCATTACCTATCCCATCGAACTTGAGTTTAACGGGATGCCCAAAGTAACAGAAATTCGTTCGATCTCAAGAACCGGTGTCAGTTCCGTTACGGTGATCTTTGAAGATGGAACCGATATCTATTTTGCAAGGCAACTTGTGAATGAAAGACTAAAACAAGCAGAGAACTTCATTCCTAAGTCTTATGGACGACCGGAACTTTCACCAATTGCCACCGGTCTTGGTGACATTTATGAATTTGCATTGGTTTCAGAAAGTCATACTCCTGAAGAACTCCGAACCGTTATGGAATGGGAAGTGGCAAGACAACTTCGTTCTGTAAAGGGAATCATTGATGTAAACGTTGTAGGGGGAGATGCCAAACAATTCCAAATTAAAATTGATCCCAAACGTTTGTTATCTCATAATTTAACTCTCTCTCATATCACAGAAGCTTTGGAAGGCGCTAACGTCAACCTTGGTGGTGGATACATCCAAAAAGGGGAAGAGCAGTTTGTAATTCGAGGCGAAAGCCAATTTAAGTCAATTGATGATATTGCAAGATTATCGGTAAGAACATCACGAGATGGAATTCCACTCACACTTGGCCAAATTGCAAGGGTGGAAACAGGACCGGCATTACGTTTTGGACTGAGCACTATGGACGGCAAACGTGAAGTGGTAGGTGGGACTGCTATGATGTTACTCGGCAGCAACTCCCTACAAGTGGTGAGTCGAGTGAAAGAGAAGATGAAAGAAATTGAATCCCGACTTCCCAAAGGGATGAAAATTAAAGTATATTATGACCGCTCTGAATTCATTGGCCGAACCCTTTCTACAGTATTTACTAATTTGGTGGAAGCCGCCATCATTGTACTCGTTTGTCTTATTTTAACATTAGGAACCGTTAAAGGAGCTTTTGCCGTAGCATTAGCAATTCCTGTTTCTATGATGGTTGCGACCATCCTAATGAATGCCTTTGGGATTGTGGGAAACTTAATGTCACTCGGTGCCCTCGACTTTGGTCTACTTGTGGACGGTTCCATTGTGATGTTAGAGTCCACTCTTCATGGATTTTTACTACGTAAAAGTTTCCTACTTTCGAAAACTTCCGCCCAGGACATGGAAGATGGGATGGAAGATGTCATTATGGAGTCTTGTATCAAAGTGGTGCGGGCTTCGGCATTTAGTGTGGGAATTATTTTACTTGTTTATTTGCCTTTGATGACACTGGAAGGAGTGGAAGGTCGGATGTTTCGACCGATGGCTATTACCGTAGCATTTGCGTTAGGTGCAGCACTTCTGTATTCGATTACAACTTTTCCGGCTCTCATGTCCTATATTTACAAAAAACCAATCCTTCATGAGTCAGCTTTTTGGGAAAAGTTCCAAACTAAATATGCTGAAGTTTTAACTTATGGGATGAAGTTCAAACGCCAATTTACTTATGCAGGGATTGGTGTGGTATTATTATCTTTTGCCCTTGCCTCCACTTTAGGATCAGAATTTTTACCTAGGATTGATGAAGGGGAAATTGCGATTGATATCAAACGTTTGCCTTCCACGGCCATCAATCACTCTCGTGACTTAAATTTGGAAATGGAAAAGGTGATTTTGAAGTTTCCGGAAGCTGTAAGTGTTGTTTCCAGGCAAGGTCGGGGAGAATCTGCCGCAGAACCCATTGGTTCGGAAGAAGGTGAGATGATGGTCAAACTCAAACCCCGGAAAGAATGGGTTTCTGCTGATGACCGTGAAGAACTGATGGAACTTATGAAAAATTCTGTGAATCAGAATGTTCCATCGTCATACATCAGTTTATCGCAACCTATTGAAAACCGCGTCAATGCGTTGTTATCTGGTTCCAAAGCGGATATTGTGATTAAAATCTATGGTGATGATTTAAAAACCTTAAAATCCATTGCGGATAACTATGCCTCAAAAATTAAAAAGATCCAAGGTGCCGCCGACTTACGAGTGCAAAAACTTCTTGGCCTTCCTTTACTTGAGATCAAAATGAATCGTGGGAATATGGCTCGTTATGGGGTTCGCGCAGAAGAAGTCTTAACAACCATAGAAACACTTCGTGTGGGATCTAATGCAGGAAAGGTATACGAAGGATACAAACGATTTGATCTTATTGTCCGTTTGGACGCCGATGTCACTGATATTGGAGTGATTGAAAATGTTCCCGTTATGACTGAGCTCGGTGGAACGGTTCCTCTTGGCCAAGTCACTGACATTACGATGGCAGAAGGTCCGGCAGCACTTTACCATGAAGGTCTGAAACGTAGGATTCTTGTCGAAGTGAATGTTCGCGGACGAGATATGATTGGATTTGTTAATGATGTCCAATCTGCCACTCAGTCAATTGAATCCGGTCTTCCCCAAGGGTATTATGTGGATTGGGGTGGTCAGTTTGAAAACTTCAAACGAGCTAAAAATCGGTTGGCTTTAGTAATTCCGATTGCAGGAGCGATTATTTTTGCGATGCTCTTTATTGCCTTTGGAAGTGTCTACTATGCATTGGGAGTTTTTATCTTAGTGCCATTGTCACTTTCAGGTGGTATCCTTTCGCTTGTCATTAGAGGACTTCCGTTTTCGATTCCTGCAGGCGTTGGATTTATTGCCGCTGCCGGAATATCAGTGTTAAACGGAGTTGTCTACGCATCGGCCTTAAAAGACCAATTGAAAGTCACACGTGATCCGTCTAAAGCTGTAGTGGAAGCTGCGGTTTACACACTACGGGCAGTTGCGACAACAGAACTTGTGGCCATCATCGGATTTTTACCAATGGCCATTGCTTCCAGTGCTGGGGCTGAAGTGCAAAGGCCATTGGCAACAGTGGTTATGGGTGGGGTACTCGTTGCTACCATTCTATCTCGTTTTTTGCTTCCCATTGCGTTTGAGTTTTTAGTGAAACTAGCGCAGAGACAAGAAAGCAGACAAATGGAAAGGGAACGTAAGATGAATGAATACTTTGTAGAAGAGATGAGGAAATACAAAGCATCAGAGATTCACGATACAGATTCACACCAAGAATTTATGGATCATCAAGACTTGAAAGATGGCGATGATTCCAAAACAAATAAACAAAATCAGAAATCTAAAAAAAGAGGATCTAAATGA
- a CDS encoding bactofilin family protein, producing MKDESIDTIISDDITFRGTLSFNQTLKIKGQFKGTITSQGKLIIDETGDVEADVEVGSLVVHGNLKGNVDAKEKVELKKNGKVVGDIKTPGLEVEFGSKIIGNCIM from the coding sequence ATGAAAGACGAATCTATAGACACCATTATTAGCGACGACATCACGTTTCGCGGAACCCTTTCCTTCAACCAAACATTAAAAATCAAAGGGCAGTTCAAAGGCACAATTACATCTCAAGGTAAACTCATCATCGATGAAACTGGTGATGTGGAAGCCGATGTGGAAGTAGGAAGCCTTGTGGTTCATGGAAACCTTAAAGGAAACGTTGACGCAAAAGAAAAAGTGGAACTTAAAAAAAATGGTAAGGTTGTAGGTGATATCAAAACACCGGGACTCGAAGTTGAATTCGGTTCCAAAATTATTGGCAATTGCATCATGTAA
- the recJ gene encoding single-stranded-DNA-specific exonuclease RecJ: protein MHHVTKVHFGPLLSEVRTKVDSKRPLLRYLVDKREGLRNIHPKELLTSDFSCLHSPFSLPDLSDAVELLLQFAKDGKKILLYGDRDSDGVSSTCLLAFFLKSHPEFSNINLEVMVSSESDPYGLCKEALVKIKKVKPDLLVTLDFGSSQADEIEELTNTGIRVIVLDHHEVPVRIPTNCALVNPRRTDSVYPEKKICTAVLSFKLVSAILFRMSEEFNQVYVKTNGKNTEQDETLYFQNGVRISKESLTIQNLEEKDILPFPEDFITAIPVDTERKLFYYQCSRIPDFFSGLEEETDLAGIGTITDMMPLTGENRHFVKLALQSLTKLYTGDKKRKGLSELLKELKLNPHGITTKDLGWSIGPVLNSAGRMGKTEEAVSLLLSETSQDAKTKAKQLLSINEERKERTKRNMDRVERYFARKPERTNKQIVFCYEPDMEPGVSGIVATRMVDTYKKPAIFLAPDNGDARGSIRSYGRENVLELLESLSEHFLHFGGHPEAGGFSIQIDKIPGFEAALYPAADEWLSKDKERSTTHSIETDFTVLTEEMGERLLKEWKDLEPFGQGNPDIKLAIRNAKAIHLTPLSAGKHVRFHLIGSGSLKYMLWNKGDEFQKFMSEHGSFDLVGSLEENFYQGRTTLQFIVEWFGIATENPT, encoded by the coding sequence TTGCATCATGTAACAAAGGTTCACTTCGGACCACTTTTGTCCGAAGTTCGAACCAAAGTTGATTCTAAAAGGCCCCTATTACGTTACTTAGTCGATAAACGTGAGGGGCTTCGTAATATCCATCCGAAGGAACTTCTTACTTCCGATTTTTCTTGTTTACATTCTCCTTTTTCTCTTCCTGATTTATCCGATGCGGTAGAGTTGTTACTCCAATTTGCAAAAGACGGTAAAAAAATTCTTTTATATGGAGATCGCGATTCAGATGGAGTGAGTTCCACCTGTCTACTTGCTTTCTTTTTAAAGTCCCATCCTGAGTTTTCCAATATCAACTTAGAAGTGATGGTATCTTCGGAAAGTGATCCTTACGGTCTTTGTAAAGAAGCACTGGTTAAAATTAAAAAAGTAAAACCGGACCTACTTGTTACTTTGGACTTTGGATCCAGCCAAGCGGATGAAATTGAAGAACTCACCAACACAGGAATCCGAGTCATTGTTCTTGACCATCATGAAGTTCCCGTAAGAATACCAACTAACTGTGCCTTGGTGAATCCAAGAAGAACCGATTCGGTTTATCCAGAAAAGAAAATTTGCACTGCCGTTTTATCGTTTAAACTAGTATCTGCCATCCTTTTTCGAATGAGCGAAGAGTTTAATCAAGTCTATGTAAAAACCAATGGAAAAAACACAGAACAAGATGAAACTCTCTATTTCCAAAACGGAGTACGAATTTCCAAAGAATCACTCACAATCCAAAACTTAGAAGAAAAGGACATTTTGCCCTTTCCGGAAGATTTTATCACCGCCATCCCAGTCGATACGGAAAGAAAACTTTTTTACTACCAGTGTTCCCGAATTCCTGATTTTTTTTCCGGACTCGAAGAGGAAACAGACCTTGCAGGGATTGGTACCATTACGGATATGATGCCACTTACTGGTGAAAACAGGCATTTTGTAAAATTAGCCTTACAATCTCTCACCAAACTTTATACAGGCGACAAAAAAAGAAAAGGCCTCTCCGAACTCCTAAAAGAACTAAAACTGAATCCCCATGGAATTACAACAAAGGATCTGGGTTGGTCGATTGGTCCTGTTCTCAATTCTGCCGGAAGGATGGGAAAAACCGAAGAAGCGGTCTCCCTACTTTTATCGGAAACGAGCCAGGATGCCAAAACTAAAGCAAAACAGTTGTTATCGATCAATGAAGAAAGAAAAGAACGAACCAAACGGAATATGGACCGGGTGGAACGTTACTTTGCTCGTAAACCCGAACGAACCAACAAACAAATTGTATTTTGTTATGAACCCGATATGGAACCAGGTGTCAGCGGCATTGTGGCTACAAGAATGGTGGATACTTATAAAAAACCTGCAATTTTTTTAGCGCCTGACAATGGTGATGCGAGAGGAAGCATTCGTTCTTATGGCCGTGAAAATGTCCTTGAACTTCTAGAATCTCTTTCCGAACATTTTTTACATTTCGGAGGCCATCCCGAAGCGGGAGGATTTTCCATCCAAATAGACAAAATCCCCGGTTTTGAAGCAGCCTTATACCCAGCCGCCGATGAGTGGTTGTCTAAAGACAAAGAAAGATCAACCACCCATTCCATAGAAACTGACTTTACCGTTCTTACGGAAGAAATGGGGGAACGGCTTCTTAAAGAATGGAAAGATTTAGAACCCTTTGGTCAAGGCAATCCCGATATAAAACTTGCGATTCGGAATGCAAAAGCAATCCACCTAACACCACTGAGTGCAGGGAAACATGTTCGATTTCATTTGATTGGTAGTGGATCTTTAAAATATATGCTTTGGAATAAGGGAGATGAGTTCCAAAAATTTATGTCAGAACACGGAAGTTTTGACTTAGTGGGAAGTTTGGAAGAGAATTTCTACCAAGGTAGAACCACCCTACAATTCATTGTGGAGTGGTTTGGAATTGCCACAGAAAATCCAACCTAA
- a CDS encoding cupin domain-containing protein, which produces MATIVKKSETLTDLDVIKAFLVSKGLVYESYKTPETLDLILGQKGLSDAEKEEVLSGLQYRFDQLKKEHGYKANDLVVLHDEVPGIQDMLAKFDKLHIHTDEEVRYIIDGSGIFGFIIDGERFEVHVGKGDFLSIPANTNHWFTLDKNLRIKAVRYFKDNSGWTPVYVDESKILINV; this is translated from the coding sequence ATGGCAACCATTGTAAAAAAATCAGAAACTTTAACCGATTTAGATGTGATCAAGGCCTTCCTTGTTTCCAAGGGCCTTGTCTATGAATCCTATAAAACACCAGAAACTTTGGATCTGATCCTTGGTCAAAAGGGTCTCAGTGATGCCGAAAAAGAGGAAGTTCTTTCTGGGTTACAATACCGGTTTGACCAATTGAAAAAAGAACATGGCTATAAAGCCAATGACCTGGTTGTTTTACATGATGAAGTGCCTGGAATCCAAGACATGTTAGCCAAATTTGACAAACTTCATATCCATACAGATGAAGAGGTTCGTTACATTATCGATGGCAGTGGTATTTTTGGGTTTATCATTGATGGAGAAAGATTTGAAGTCCATGTCGGTAAAGGAGATTTCCTTTCGATTCCGGCTAATACCAACCACTGGTTTACTTTAGATAAAAATCTAAGAATCAAAGCGGTTCGTTATTTCAAAGACAACTCCGGATGGACGCCTGTATATGTGGATGAATCCAAAATTTTAATTAACGTTTGA
- a CDS encoding NADH-quinone oxidoreductase subunit N, whose product MSYTPSSNDLIAISPMLILCGVALLSLVVQFLIPREEDSKPLWVLSILGIIGAMYALYHTTGSPGYGKFFGSQISLSPLTVWLSAIYLIAGLITLLIAPPFLSEHKTLFPEFFPLVLFCLSGMMFLTSGYDFIVIFVGLEILSLCLYVMIGMARSSVSSLESAMKYFLLGSFSSGFMLLGIAFLYGGSGTTNLDGALRGLFLKGYESNFSKLGFGLFLVGVSFKAALVPFHSWTPDVYEGSQTPITGFMASAGKASALGLIIVLFNHVPMGEIGESWKFLMGAIALVSMTWGNIVALKQENLKRMLAYSSISHAGYIVAGIVCGAGLEALYYLFSYSLLNLVAFAIISYLEQGKHEVTVEGISHLSGEHPLTALSLSIVFLSFAGFPPLIGFWSKLFLLQKIAESDLLFHRILLFGAVANSCVAFYYYMKITIQSYMKQETGDVAGVRDLPSMPTLGFLVFLLSLFFTAGWLFFQPGALL is encoded by the coding sequence ATGTCATATACGCCTTCTTCCAATGACTTGATCGCCATCTCTCCCATGCTTATTCTTTGCGGAGTGGCTTTACTTTCCCTTGTGGTTCAATTCCTCATTCCGAGAGAAGAGGATTCTAAACCACTTTGGGTTCTTTCTATTTTAGGAATCATCGGGGCTATGTATGCTTTATATCATACAACAGGATCACCGGGTTATGGAAAGTTTTTTGGATCACAAATTTCTTTGAGTCCACTTACAGTATGGCTCAGTGCAATTTATCTAATTGCGGGATTGATTACTCTCCTCATTGCACCACCCTTTCTTTCTGAACACAAAACTTTGTTCCCTGAGTTTTTCCCTCTCGTATTATTTTGTTTGTCGGGAATGATGTTTTTGACCTCAGGGTATGATTTTATTGTAATCTTTGTTGGTTTAGAAATCCTTTCTCTCTGTTTATATGTAATGATTGGGATGGCTCGTTCTTCTGTTTCTTCATTAGAAAGTGCGATGAAATATTTTTTACTCGGATCATTTAGTTCCGGATTTATGTTACTCGGAATTGCTTTTTTGTATGGAGGATCTGGAACCACAAACTTGGATGGTGCCCTCCGTGGTCTTTTTCTAAAAGGTTATGAGTCCAATTTTTCTAAATTAGGTTTTGGATTGTTTTTGGTAGGGGTTTCTTTTAAAGCAGCTCTTGTTCCATTTCATTCCTGGACACCTGATGTGTATGAAGGATCACAAACACCGATTACTGGTTTTATGGCGAGTGCCGGAAAGGCATCGGCCCTTGGTCTAATCATCGTATTATTCAATCATGTTCCGATGGGTGAGATCGGAGAATCTTGGAAATTCCTTATGGGAGCCATTGCTCTTGTTTCCATGACTTGGGGCAATATAGTCGCTTTAAAACAAGAAAATCTGAAACGGATGTTAGCTTATTCATCCATTTCCCATGCAGGTTATATTGTGGCGGGGATTGTCTGCGGGGCTGGTCTAGAAGCATTGTATTATCTTTTTTCGTATTCCCTTCTTAACTTAGTTGCCTTTGCCATTATCTCCTACTTGGAACAAGGTAAACATGAAGTGACAGTGGAAGGAATTTCCCATCTAAGCGGCGAACATCCATTAACTGCTCTTTCTCTCTCTATTGTATTTTTGTCTTTTGCTGGTTTTCCTCCTCTCATTGGATTTTGGAGCAAACTCTTTCTTTTACAAAAGATTGCAGAGTCGGATCTATTGTTTCACCGCATTTTACTTTTTGGTGCCGTAGCAAATTCCTGCGTGGCTTTTTACTACTATATGAAGATTACCATCCAATCCTATATGAAACAGGAAACGGGAGATGTCGCCGGAGTCCGAGACCTCCCAAGTATGCCGACTTTGGGTTTTCTTGTGTTTTTACTCAGTCTTTTCTTCACTGCTGGATGGCTCTTCTTTCAACCAGGGGCTTTGCTCTGA
- a CDS encoding complex I subunit 4 family protein — protein sequence MPEQILSFIIFLPILSAFVIVFQKRMGTVVVISALSSAFTTILSVGLFFLYDPTKSGLQFVHWIPDWILSGKLSVDYHVGLDGVSLLLFGLTAFMFFLSSLASWSNIPKKIKEFHICLLVLETAVLGVFAAGNLVLYYVFWELMVLPMVLMIGIWGGEDRTKAALKYFLFSMAGSLFMLGGILTLYFKTGKTSIESLATADLGTYSEPLQWFLFFSFFLAFAIKIPLFPFHTWMPDVHTQAPTVGSVDLAGVLLKIGGYGFIRFCIPFFPEQSLLSQNGIQILAVIGIVYGSMAALVQTDIKRIIAYSSLSHLGFCILGLFSFTSEGVVGGMLQMISHGVSTGMLFLMIGMIYERSHTRNIAEFGGLAKQMPVFSTFFLIAVLSSLGLPGTNGFVGEFLILMGAIKSNVWLGGIAATGVVLGALYLLWFVKRFLFGVNKTIQAKPYKDLSFREVGILSPLVIFIFWIGIYPKPFLEILQSSANVYLNSASIQSIAERKDIQKDFHSGNLSRQFSDYNSLGKEPLSFEERLGSFQSKFALPTFVSLKSNPQNLNLDNLDESIESDFELEPTPKETIGN from the coding sequence GTGCCGGAACAAATTCTTTCCTTCATTATCTTTTTACCAATTCTTTCTGCCTTTGTAATCGTTTTTCAGAAACGTATGGGGACAGTGGTTGTTATTTCTGCTTTATCGTCTGCATTTACAACCATCCTGTCAGTGGGTTTGTTCTTTTTGTATGATCCAACCAAATCAGGCCTTCAGTTTGTACATTGGATTCCCGATTGGATCCTTTCCGGAAAACTCAGCGTAGATTATCATGTTGGTCTTGACGGTGTGTCTCTTTTGTTATTTGGACTCACCGCCTTTATGTTTTTTCTTTCAAGCCTTGCTTCGTGGTCGAACATTCCGAAAAAAATCAAAGAATTTCATATTTGCCTACTTGTTTTAGAAACAGCTGTCCTTGGGGTATTTGCTGCCGGTAATCTCGTTCTTTACTATGTGTTTTGGGAACTTATGGTTTTGCCTATGGTTCTTATGATTGGAATCTGGGGTGGAGAAGATCGAACCAAAGCAGCACTAAAATACTTTCTGTTTTCGATGGCGGGTTCTTTGTTTATGTTAGGTGGCATTCTCACTCTTTACTTTAAAACGGGGAAAACATCGATTGAGTCTTTAGCAACGGCGGACTTGGGAACATATTCCGAACCTCTTCAGTGGTTTTTATTTTTTAGTTTTTTCTTAGCATTTGCGATTAAAATTCCATTGTTTCCTTTTCATACATGGATGCCAGACGTTCATACCCAAGCACCTACTGTTGGTTCGGTGGATTTAGCCGGAGTATTGTTAAAGATTGGTGGTTATGGTTTCATTCGGTTTTGTATCCCGTTTTTCCCGGAACAAAGTTTGTTATCTCAAAATGGAATCCAAATCCTTGCCGTTATTGGAATTGTATATGGATCGATGGCTGCTCTTGTGCAAACTGATATCAAACGAATCATTGCTTATAGTTCCTTATCCCATTTGGGTTTTTGTATTTTAGGACTTTTTTCTTTCACGAGTGAAGGAGTTGTTGGGGGGATGTTACAAATGATATCCCACGGTGTTTCTACTGGGATGCTCTTTCTTATGATTGGCATGATTTATGAAAGATCTCATACCAGAAACATTGCAGAGTTTGGTGGTCTTGCCAAACAAATGCCAGTTTTTTCTACTTTCTTCCTCATTGCCGTTTTGTCTTCATTAGGTTTGCCTGGAACCAACGGGTTTGTGGGTGAGTTTTTGATTCTTATGGGGGCCATCAAATCTAACGTATGGCTCGGTGGAATTGCTGCGACCGGTGTGGTGCTTGGTGCTCTTTACCTTTTATGGTTTGTTAAACGTTTCCTATTTGGAGTGAATAAAACCATCCAAGCCAAACCTTATAAAGACCTAAGTTTTAGGGAAGTTGGGATTTTATCTCCACTTGTCATTTTTATATTTTGGATCGGAATTTATCCCAAACCATTTTTAGAAATTTTACAATCCTCAGCCAATGTATATTTAAACTCTGCATCCATTCAATCCATTGCAGAACGAAAAGACATTCAAAAGGATTTTCATTCGGGAAATCTGAGCCGACAGTTTTCGGACTACAATAGTTTAGGAAAAGAGCCTCTTTCGTTTGAAGAAAGATTAGGGTCTTTTCAGTCGAAGTTTGCACTTCCGACTTTTGTTTCCCTAAAATCAAATCCACAAAATTTAAACTTAGACAATTTGGATGAGTCCATTGAGTCGGATTTTGAATTGGAACCAACCCCGAAAGAGACTATAGGAAACTAA